The Herbiconiux sp. A18JL235 region CGTCGAGGTCGATGAGCACGGCACCCACTCGCTGGTCGAGCTCCTTCTGTGTGGGGCCCGCCAGCTCGGCGGCGGCCGTGTCGCGCCGGTCGAGCGTCTTGCGGCGACGCACCAGCACGATCACCAGCACGGCGAGGCCCACGACGATGATGATGCCGGCGATCACCCAGATGAAGCCGCCGATGCCGAGACCTTCCTGCGCGTGACCCGAGCCCCCGGCGACCCCGTCGCCGCCGAGCTCGCGCGAGATGCCGTCGGCTGCGGCGACGCCGGCGCCCGCCCAGTCGGAGTCGTGCAGCTGCGGCACGATGTCGTCGGTCTCGATGGAGGTGAGCTGGTCGTCGTCGAGGGCGAACGACGAGTCGACCGACAGCTGGTAGACGCGATCGTCGACGGCCACCGCGAGCAGCACGTCGTTGCGGCCGAACTGGTTGATCGAGGCGACCTCGTCCGTCCAGGCCTGGCGGTCGGAGGGGTTCGTGAACGAGTCGGTGTAGACGACGAACAGGTTGACGCCCTGCTCGGTGGCCAGCTCGTCGACGGCGTCCTGCACCTGCTGCAGGGCGGCGGCGTCGAGAACGCCGGCGTCGTCGACGACATAGCGGCCGGCCAGGTCGACGGGGTCGGTGGCGGAGGCCGGTGCTGCGATGAGCAGCACAGGAACGAGGAGCCCCGCGGCGAGGCCGGCGACGGCGGCGAGGACGGATCGGATGCTCGCGACGCGGCGAGTTCGGTGCTGAGCTCTCATCCCTCCCGAGTCTAGGAGGGACCGCTCGAAAGCGCCTCCGGAATCTGTGTTGCGTCGTGTGACGTCACGGATGCGCGCCGCCGTGCCGCTCGACAGGATGGAGAGGTGTCGTCAGCCCCCCTGCTCAGCATCGTCTCCGTGACGGATGCGCGCCCGCACGCCCCTGAGTACCACGCGTACTCGGCGATGCTGGCAGAGCGCACCGCGCGGGGGGCGCGTCGCGCGGGCTGGCGGGTCGAGAGGGTGGCAGCAGCCGACGTCTCCGTCGCCACCACCCTTCGCCGCACCGAGCGCGCCGCGGCGCTGGTGTTGCTCGGGGGAGAGGACATCGCGCCCGAGTTCTACCGGGCGGCGCGCGGCTACCGCGCCGAGGGCGCCCACGCCGAGCGCGCCGACGAGGCGCAGATCGCGCTGGTCGGCCGGGCGCTCGGGCGGCACACGCCGCTCCTCGGCATCTGCCGCGGTCACCAGATCATCGACGTGGCCCTCGGCGGCACGCTCGTGCAAGACCTGGGTGAGCACTCGGGGCATCGCAACGACGGCGTCGAGATCCATCGGGTGATGAGCGACCACGAGGTCGAGCTGGAGCCGGGCTCGCGTCTGCACGGGGTTCTCGGCGGCCGGGTGATCACGCGGAGTGCGCACCATCAGGCCATCGACCGGCTGGGTGAGGGCCTCCGGGTCGTCGCCCGTGCATCCGACGGTCTGATCGAGGCGGTCGAGCACGAGACCGCGCCCATCACGGGTGTGCAGTGGCACCCCGAAGACCCGCGCGCGCCGCGTGGGCAGCTCGGTGCTCTCCTCGCCGGCCTGGCGACGCCCGCTCTCCGTCTCGCCGCCTGAGCCCCTGCGACACGCCCGGCTGGGGCGCGAACTATACGTCGGGTTTCCGCTCGGGCTGGGCGAATCGCCGGTGTGTTGCTAATGTGACTCGTGTTGTTTCTGTGACGAGTGAGACACAAGTGACGGGCTTGGGTTGTCGGCGCAGCATCCGATCGGTCGGGAACCCCTATGCACACCACCGTTGAGACGAGCACGGGCGTCGTTCACGCGCGCCGGCGCCGAGCCGTGAGGTCGTCCGGCGCGCTTCTGGCGGTGGGGGCCCTCGTCGCCACGCTGATGGCGGGCTCGCCCGCAGCCGCCACCGACTACCCGTCGTGGGACGACGTGCTCGCGGCCAAGTCGAGCGAGACGGCCAAGTCGGCGCAGATCGCCGAGCTGCAGGGGCTCATCAGCGGGCTCGAGGCCGAGGTCTCCGCCGCCGAAGCCGTGGCCGATCAGGCCTGGCAGGCCGACCAGGTGGCGCAGCAGGCGCTCACCGAAGGCACCAGGAAGGCCGACGAGCTGCGGGCCGGCGCCGATGCCGCCGCCGCCCGCTCAGAGGAGTCGAACCGGCGGGCCGCGGCCCTCGCCGGCCAGTTCGCGCGGAGCGCCGGCAACGACCTCACCTCGCGGCTCATGGTCTCGGGCGACGGCAGCGACGACCTGCTCTATCAGCTCGGCGCCATGTCGAAGCTCAGCGAGACCAGCCAGGGCGTGTTCGAGAAGGCGAAGCAGGATGCGAACACCGCGTCGTCGCTGAGCGACCAGGCCGACGTGGCCCAGGCCGAGCTCGCCTCCCTCGCGGCGGCTGCCGACGCGTCGCTGCAGGCCGCGGTCGAGGCGCAGAAGGCGGTGCAGGGGGCGCTGCTCGAGCAGGAGAAGCATCAGGCGGAGCTCACCGTGCAGCTCGCCGCCCTGCAGCAGAACACGATCACCACCGAGGCTCAGTACCAGGCCGGCGTCGAGGCCGAGCGCCAGCGGCGCATCGCCGAGGAGCAGGCGGCTGCGGCTGCGGCTGCTGCTGCTGCCGAGGAGGAGGCGCGGAACCGCGAGGCTGCCGGTGGCGGTGGCGGCTCGTCAGGCGGCGGCGGCGGTGGCTCGTCAGGCGGCGGTGGCGGCGGCATCTCGGTCTCTCCGCCCGCCCAGTCGTACAGCGGCCAGGCCGTCGTCGACTACGCCGAGCAGTTCGTCGGCGTCGTCCCCTACGGCTGGGGAGCAGACCCCAACGACAGCTTCGGTTGCGACGGTCTCACCCAGTACGTCTACGGCCAGTTCGGCATCTCCCTGCCGCGCCTGGTGAGCCGCCAGGCCGCGATGGGCGTGCGCGTGTCGCCCCAAGACGCCCAGCCCGGCGACCTCGTGGTGTGGCCCGGAGCCCACATCGGCATCTACGACGGCCACGGCGGCGTCATCCACTCACCCGACTGGGGCCGCTACGTCACCCACGCCACCGGCCTCTGGGGCAGCTACTACTTCGTCCGCCTCGTCTGACCCGCCGCCCCGTGCGAGCCGGAACGTCACTCGTCACCGCTGCACCAGCAGAAACAGCACGAGGTTCAGAATCGCGAGCGACGCCCCGAACGCGGCGAGGCCGAGCATGAACAGCCGCATCCGGAACTGGGGCTCGCCTCTCCTGTACCTCGGATGCCGGCCCTGCCAGAACGCCGGAACGAGAATGCACACCAGCGATGCG contains the following coding sequences:
- a CDS encoding gamma-glutamyl-gamma-aminobutyrate hydrolase family protein, which encodes MSSAPLLSIVSVTDARPHAPEYHAYSAMLAERTARGARRAGWRVERVAAADVSVATTLRRTERAAALVLLGGEDIAPEFYRAARGYRAEGAHAERADEAQIALVGRALGRHTPLLGICRGHQIIDVALGGTLVQDLGEHSGHRNDGVEIHRVMSDHEVELEPGSRLHGVLGGRVITRSAHHQAIDRLGEGLRVVARASDGLIEAVEHETAPITGVQWHPEDPRAPRGQLGALLAGLATPALRLAA
- a CDS encoding C40 family peptidase — protein: MHTTVETSTGVVHARRRRAVRSSGALLAVGALVATLMAGSPAAATDYPSWDDVLAAKSSETAKSAQIAELQGLISGLEAEVSAAEAVADQAWQADQVAQQALTEGTRKADELRAGADAAAARSEESNRRAAALAGQFARSAGNDLTSRLMVSGDGSDDLLYQLGAMSKLSETSQGVFEKAKQDANTASSLSDQADVAQAELASLAAAADASLQAAVEAQKAVQGALLEQEKHQAELTVQLAALQQNTITTEAQYQAGVEAERQRRIAEEQAAAAAAAAAAEEEARNREAAGGGGGSSGGGGGGSSGGGGGGISVSPPAQSYSGQAVVDYAEQFVGVVPYGWGADPNDSFGCDGLTQYVYGQFGISLPRLVSRQAAMGVRVSPQDAQPGDLVVWPGAHIGIYDGHGGVIHSPDWGRYVTHATGLWGSYYFVRLV